One window from the genome of Streptomyces sp. WZ-12 encodes:
- the glgX gene encoding glycogen debranching protein GlgX — MQVWPGQMYPLGATYDGAGTNFAVFSEAATRIELCLLHDDGAETAVELRESDAFVRHAYLPGVMPGQRYGFRAHGPYEPEHGHRCNSAKLLLDPYARAMSGVIDWDEAVYGYRFGRPEVRNDLDSAPHTMASVVVNPYFDWGDDRPPRTAYHETVLYEAHVKGLTMRHPELPEELRGSYAALAHPAVIDHLTKLGVTALELMPVHQFVQDHRLVDAGLTNYWGYNTIGFFAPHNAYASWGDRGQQVLEFKTAVRALHRAGIEVILDVVYNHTAEGSHLGPTLSFRGLDNASYYRLSDDRRYYTDTTGTGNSLLMRSPHVLQLVMDSLRYWVQEMRVDGFRFDLAATLARQFHEVDRLSSFFDLVHQDPVVSQVKLIAEPWDVGEGGYQVGNFPPLWTEWNGKYRDTVRDLWRGEPRTLADFGSRLTGSSDLYQEDGRRPLASVNFVTCHDGFTLRDLVSYNDKHNEANGEDNRDGERFNRSWNSGAEGPTDDPSVRRLRLRQMRNFLATLMLSQGVPMLSHGDEFGRSQRGNNNAYCQDNELTWVRWPERRAPTEDEGPDDDREGAADGAGGAVRTPGATEREEERALLAFARQMVWLRRDHPVFRRRRFFQGHPMEGTHDELSDIAWFTAAGAEMGTRDWQSVHAKSLTVFLNGSSISEPGPRGEPVTDDSFLLMFNAHDQEQEFTVPEHLGRQWQVVVDTDRPQAPAEGQGVKVKGGDRLTLIGRSLLVLQRPA; from the coding sequence ATGCAGGTCTGGCCGGGACAGATGTATCCGTTGGGTGCCACCTACGACGGTGCGGGCACCAACTTCGCGGTGTTCTCCGAAGCCGCCACGCGCATCGAACTGTGTCTGCTGCACGACGACGGGGCGGAGACCGCCGTCGAGCTGCGCGAGTCCGACGCCTTCGTGCGGCACGCGTATCTGCCGGGGGTGATGCCCGGGCAGCGCTACGGCTTCCGGGCGCACGGCCCCTACGAGCCCGAGCACGGGCACCGCTGCAACTCCGCCAAGCTGCTGCTCGACCCGTACGCGCGGGCGATGAGCGGCGTGATCGACTGGGACGAGGCGGTCTACGGCTACCGTTTCGGCCGCCCCGAGGTGCGCAACGACCTCGACTCGGCGCCGCACACCATGGCGTCGGTGGTGGTCAACCCGTACTTCGACTGGGGCGACGACCGCCCGCCGCGGACCGCCTACCACGAGACGGTGCTCTACGAGGCGCACGTCAAGGGCCTGACGATGCGCCACCCCGAGCTCCCGGAAGAGCTGCGCGGCAGCTACGCGGCGCTGGCGCACCCGGCGGTCATCGACCACCTGACGAAGCTGGGCGTCACGGCGCTGGAGCTGATGCCGGTGCACCAGTTCGTCCAGGACCACCGGCTGGTGGACGCGGGGCTGACCAACTACTGGGGCTACAACACCATCGGGTTCTTCGCACCGCACAACGCGTACGCGTCCTGGGGGGACCGCGGGCAGCAGGTGCTGGAGTTCAAGACCGCGGTCCGGGCGCTGCACCGGGCGGGCATCGAGGTCATCCTCGACGTCGTCTACAACCACACCGCCGAGGGCAGCCACCTGGGGCCGACGCTGTCCTTCCGGGGGCTGGACAACGCCTCGTACTACCGGCTGTCGGACGACCGGCGCTACTACACGGACACCACCGGCACCGGCAACTCCCTGTTGATGCGCAGTCCGCACGTGCTCCAACTGGTGATGGACTCGCTGCGCTACTGGGTGCAGGAGATGCGCGTCGACGGGTTCCGGTTCGACCTGGCGGCGACGCTGGCCCGGCAGTTCCACGAGGTGGACCGGCTGTCGTCGTTCTTCGACCTGGTGCACCAGGACCCGGTGGTCAGCCAGGTGAAGCTGATCGCCGAGCCGTGGGACGTCGGGGAGGGCGGCTACCAGGTGGGCAACTTCCCGCCGCTGTGGACGGAGTGGAACGGCAAGTACCGGGACACCGTACGGGACCTGTGGCGCGGGGAGCCGCGCACCCTGGCGGACTTCGGCTCCCGGTTGACCGGCTCGTCGGACCTCTACCAGGAGGACGGGCGGCGGCCGCTCGCCTCGGTCAACTTCGTCACCTGCCACGACGGTTTCACCCTGCGCGACCTGGTCTCGTACAACGACAAGCACAACGAGGCCAACGGCGAGGACAACCGGGACGGCGAGCGCTTCAACCGGTCGTGGAACTCCGGGGCGGAGGGGCCGACCGACGATCCGTCGGTGCGCCGGCTGCGGCTGCGGCAGATGCGGAACTTCCTGGCGACGCTGATGCTGTCGCAGGGCGTGCCGATGCTCAGCCACGGCGACGAGTTCGGGCGCAGCCAGCGCGGCAACAACAACGCGTACTGCCAGGACAACGAGCTGACCTGGGTGCGGTGGCCGGAGCGGCGGGCGCCGACCGAGGACGAGGGGCCCGACGACGACCGGGAGGGCGCGGCGGACGGGGCCGGTGGGGCGGTGCGCACGCCGGGGGCGACCGAACGGGAGGAGGAGCGGGCGCTGCTGGCGTTCGCCCGGCAGATGGTGTGGCTGCGGCGGGACCATCCGGTCTTCCGTAGGCGGCGGTTCTTCCAGGGGCACCCGATGGAGGGCACCCACGACGAGCTGTCCGACATCGCGTGGTTCACCGCGGCCGGCGCGGAGATGGGGACCCGCGACTGGCAGTCCGTGCACGCCAAGTCGCTGACGGTGTTCCTCAACGGGAGCTCGATCTCCGAACCGGGGCCGCGCGGCGAGCCGGTGACCGACGACTCGTTCCTGCTGATGTTCAACGCCCATGACCAGGAACAGGAGTTCACGGTTCCGGAACACCTGGGGCGGCAGTGGCAGGTGGTGGTGGACACCGACCGGCCGCAGGCGCCGGCGGAGGGCCAGGGCGTCAAGGTCAAGGGCGGCGACCGGCTGACGCTGATCGGGCGGAGCCTGCTGGTGCTCCAGCGGCCGGCCTGA
- a CDS encoding MFS transporter: MTAAAATYRQVLALSGPLLPVISFLGRLPTAMCQLGSVLLVAETSGSLTTAGLVGGALAAGQTVAGPLTGRLADRHGQRPVVLVCCWLNALAVAALVAAALARMATPPLALIGLLAGASVPQVGPLARTRLVALAHRAASDDRVVSAALSFEGTLDEVSFVLGPALVGVAASVAHPAVALALAAVLLAVCGSAFALHPTAVAAGPAADRARKAPRPPRAARVRMPRAVHAMRLSTALQGAMFGACQAGIAALTERLHQPAQAGLVYAAMGVMSAVAGLSLALVPARIGLPARWRAAAAALIVLSAPLLLVRSMGALYLVVVVLGVAFAPHLITLFGLTERLVPATRLAESMAFLTSAVVGGQALALALSGRLADAYGPSAAFAVAVGAAVLILAVALLTRAGSRPTAPVRTARPDQTAAADRTPTASRRKGVGPLT, translated from the coding sequence ATGACCGCTGCCGCCGCCACCTACCGCCAGGTGCTCGCCCTGAGCGGTCCCCTGCTGCCCGTGATCTCCTTCCTGGGCCGGCTGCCGACCGCCATGTGCCAGCTCGGCAGCGTGCTGTTGGTGGCCGAGACGAGCGGTTCGCTCACCACCGCGGGCCTGGTGGGCGGCGCCCTGGCGGCCGGTCAGACGGTCGCCGGACCGCTGACCGGGCGGCTCGCCGACCGGCACGGGCAGCGCCCGGTGGTGCTGGTCTGCTGCTGGCTCAACGCCCTCGCGGTGGCCGCCCTGGTGGCCGCGGCCCTGGCCCGGATGGCGACCCCGCCGCTCGCCCTGATCGGCCTGTTGGCCGGCGCGAGCGTCCCCCAGGTCGGACCGCTGGCCCGCACCCGGCTGGTCGCCCTGGCGCACCGCGCGGCGTCCGACGACCGGGTGGTGAGCGCCGCGCTGTCCTTCGAGGGCACGTTGGACGAGGTGTCGTTCGTGCTCGGCCCGGCGCTGGTGGGGGTGGCCGCCTCGGTGGCGCATCCGGCGGTGGCGCTGGCGCTGGCCGCGGTGCTGTTGGCGGTCTGCGGCTCGGCGTTCGCCCTGCACCCGACCGCGGTAGCCGCCGGGCCGGCCGCCGACCGCGCCCGCAAGGCCCCTCGGCCGCCGCGTGCGGCCCGCGTGCGGATGCCGCGCGCCGTGCACGCCATGCGGCTCTCCACGGCTCTCCAGGGCGCCATGTTCGGCGCCTGCCAGGCCGGCATCGCCGCGCTCACCGAACGCCTCCACCAGCCCGCCCAAGCCGGCCTGGTGTACGCGGCGATGGGCGTGATGAGCGCCGTCGCCGGGCTCTCGCTCGCCCTGGTGCCGGCCCGGATCGGCCTGCCGGCCCGTTGGCGGGCGGCCGCCGCGGCGCTCATCGTGCTCTCCGCGCCGCTGCTCCTCGTCCGCTCCATGGGGGCGCTCTATCTGGTCGTGGTGGTGCTCGGGGTGGCCTTCGCGCCGCATCTGATCACGCTCTTCGGGCTGACCGAACGGCTGGTGCCGGCCACCCGGCTGGCCGAGTCGATGGCCTTCCTGACGAGTGCGGTGGTCGGCGGCCAGGCCCTGGCGCTGGCCCTGTCCGGGCGGCTCGCCGACGCGTACGGTCCGTCCGCCGCCTTCGCGGTCGCGGTCGGCGCCGCGGTGCTGATCCTCGCCGTCGCCCTCCTCACGCGCGCCGGCTCCCGGCCCACCGCCCCCGTACGCACCGCCCGTCCCGACCAGACAGCGGCGGCGGACCGCACCCCGACGGCCTCACGCCGCAAGGGCGTTGGCCCCCTGACGTAG
- the treY gene encoding malto-oligosyltrehalose synthase: MTQPSSPSPTATYRLQLQPNFPFAAAERTVPYLAALGVSHLHLSPVLEAAPGSTHGYDVTGHATVRAELGGEDGLRTLAATARAHGLGLVVDLVPNHMAVATPLSLNGPLWEVLREGPASPYARWFDIDWDGGHGGRLLLPVLEGRIGDELPRFRVAGGLLHYGEQVFPLRPGTERLPLERLLEAQWYRLAWWRLARTELNYRRFFTISELIGVRVEDPEVFDATHRTVLRLIREGVVDGLRIDHPDGLVDPGGYLARLRGGSKGCWTVVEKILTGAERLPDGWACAGTTGYDALRHIDGLFVCPQGVGRLFSHYRDFVAPLADEGGDWEETVRRAAYEVVAHELASEVERLVRTASRISDRVPLPGDHAPWALRQAVRELLVRLPVYRPYAGDTTDAARAAADAAMLGNAAERARATFRVPEEAAAVDLVHDLALGRFASSGEGGDDPPDPDVAGFAARFAQTASALHAKSVEDTAFYRYPVLLSACEVGGDPGEPALGPGTFHEYCARLQRDWPESGTVLSTHDTKRSADVRARIAVLSECPDRWRDVLGMVADGREDADDVVPVDPMVSWTAWQTAFGLGASATGGPAAERLSPAVLKAVREAGLRTSWTEPDAAYEERVAEFVHSGPCGPAAGQLAALEAELAPFVRANVLGAALLHLTMPGVPDVYQGTEREYAALVDPDNRQPLWCEPGLLASLDAGAAPIDLSAEKLLLTATALRLRRAHPEWFGAAASYEPLVAEGPAAEHCVAFVRGGRVATAVTRLSLRLRETGGWWDTVLRLPAGGDWREALTGRTLAGGTAVGVATLLDRWPVALLVRE, from the coding sequence ATGACGCAGCCTTCGAGTCCGTCGCCCACCGCCACCTACCGGCTGCAACTCCAGCCGAACTTCCCGTTCGCCGCCGCCGAGCGGACCGTCCCGTACCTCGCCGCCCTGGGGGTGTCCCATCTCCACCTCTCCCCCGTATTGGAGGCCGCGCCCGGGTCCACCCACGGATACGACGTGACGGGCCACGCGACGGTACGGGCCGAACTGGGCGGCGAGGACGGGCTGCGGACGCTGGCGGCGACGGCCCGGGCGCACGGTCTGGGGCTGGTCGTCGACCTGGTGCCCAATCACATGGCGGTGGCCACGCCGCTGTCGCTGAACGGGCCGCTCTGGGAGGTGCTGCGCGAGGGGCCGGCGTCGCCGTACGCGCGCTGGTTCGACATCGACTGGGACGGCGGCCACGGAGGCCGGCTGCTGCTGCCCGTCCTGGAGGGGCGGATCGGGGACGAGTTGCCCCGGTTCCGGGTGGCGGGCGGGCTGCTGCACTACGGGGAGCAGGTCTTCCCGCTGCGCCCCGGTACGGAGCGGCTGCCGCTGGAGCGCCTGTTGGAGGCGCAGTGGTACCGCCTCGCCTGGTGGCGACTGGCCCGCACCGAGCTCAACTACCGGCGGTTCTTCACCATTTCGGAGCTGATCGGGGTGCGCGTCGAGGACCCGGAGGTGTTCGACGCGACGCACCGGACGGTGTTGCGGCTGATCCGGGAGGGCGTCGTCGACGGGCTGCGGATCGACCACCCGGACGGGCTGGTGGACCCGGGCGGCTACCTGGCGCGGCTGCGCGGCGGCAGCAAGGGGTGCTGGACGGTGGTGGAGAAGATCCTCACCGGTGCGGAGCGGCTGCCGGACGGCTGGGCGTGCGCGGGCACCACCGGCTATGACGCGCTGCGCCACATCGACGGGCTGTTCGTCTGTCCGCAGGGCGTCGGGCGGCTGTTCTCGCACTACCGCGACTTCGTCGCCCCGCTCGCCGACGAGGGCGGCGACTGGGAGGAGACGGTGCGCCGGGCCGCCTACGAGGTCGTCGCGCACGAACTCGCCTCGGAGGTCGAGCGGTTGGTGCGGACCGCGTCCCGGATCAGTGACCGGGTGCCGCTGCCGGGCGACCACGCGCCCTGGGCGCTGCGGCAGGCGGTCCGGGAACTCCTGGTGCGGCTGCCGGTCTACCGCCCGTATGCCGGAGACACCACGGACGCCGCCCGGGCCGCGGCGGACGCGGCGATGCTGGGCAACGCGGCCGAACGGGCCCGGGCCACCTTCCGGGTGCCGGAGGAGGCCGCGGCGGTGGACCTGGTCCACGACCTGGCGCTGGGGCGGTTCGCCTCCAGTGGGGAGGGCGGGGACGATCCGCCGGACCCCGATGTCGCGGGCTTCGCGGCCCGGTTCGCGCAGACCGCGTCGGCGCTGCACGCCAAGTCCGTGGAGGACACCGCCTTCTACCGCTATCCGGTGCTGCTGTCGGCGTGCGAGGTCGGGGGCGATCCGGGGGAACCCGCGCTGGGGCCCGGGACGTTCCACGAGTACTGCGCGCGGCTGCAGCGGGACTGGCCGGAGAGCGGCACGGTGCTCTCCACCCACGACACCAAGCGCAGTGCCGATGTGCGGGCGCGGATCGCGGTGTTGTCGGAGTGCCCGGACCGGTGGCGGGACGTTCTCGGGATGGTGGCCGACGGGCGGGAGGACGCGGACGATGTGGTCCCGGTGGATCCGATGGTGTCGTGGACGGCCTGGCAGACCGCCTTCGGCCTGGGCGCGTCCGCCACCGGGGGCCCCGCGGCGGAGCGGCTGTCGCCCGCGGTCCTCAAGGCCGTGCGGGAGGCCGGGCTGCGCACGTCCTGGACGGAGCCGGACGCGGCGTACGAGGAGAGGGTGGCGGAGTTCGTCCACAGCGGGCCGTGCGGTCCGGCGGCCGGACAACTGGCCGCGCTGGAGGCGGAGTTGGCCCCGTTCGTCCGGGCCAACGTGCTGGGCGCGGCGCTGCTGCACCTGACGATGCCGGGGGTCCCCGACGTCTACCAGGGCACCGAGCGGGAGTACGCGGCGCTGGTCGACCCGGACAACCGGCAGCCCCTGTGGTGCGAACCGGGGCTGCTCGCCAGTTTGGACGCCGGGGCCGCGCCGATCGATCTGTCCGCGGAGAAGCTGCTGTTGACGGCCACCGCGCTGCGGCTGCGGCGGGCGCACCCGGAGTGGTTCGGCGCCGCCGCGTCGTACGAGCCGCTGGTCGCGGAGGGGCCGGCGGCCGAGCACTGCGTGGCCTTCGTCCGCGGGGGGCGGGTGGCGACGGCGGTGACCCGGCTGTCGCTGCGGCTGCGGGAGACCGGCGGCTGGTGGGACACCGTGCTGCGGCTGCCCGCGGGCGGCGACTGGCGCGAGGCGCTGACCGGCCGCACGCTGGCGGGCGGGACGGCGGTCGGGGTGGCCACCCTGCTCGACCGGTGGCCGGTGGCCCTGCTCGTGCGGGAGTAG
- a CDS encoding DUF1707 and FHA domain-containing protein, with product MTSLQFPARPSDADRERALELLRDGAADGRLSQDTFLRRLELVLSAQQHSELALATADLEDRGKVQGLVLRAVGRVSAFHLRVRRAWRTERLPKLLLPEPGPFPLRIGRAPGVGLRLNHETVSRNHAELRSEGSGWMLRDLGSTNGTCVNGRRLVGEIQVGPGDHIRFGEVDYVLTERRG from the coding sequence ATGACTTCGCTCCAGTTCCCCGCGCGGCCCTCGGATGCCGACCGGGAACGCGCCCTTGAGCTGCTGCGTGACGGCGCGGCGGACGGACGGCTGTCCCAGGACACCTTCCTGCGCCGACTGGAACTCGTCCTGAGCGCCCAGCAGCACTCCGAACTCGCGCTGGCCACAGCGGACTTGGAGGACCGCGGCAAGGTACAGGGGCTGGTGCTGCGGGCGGTCGGCCGGGTGTCGGCGTTCCACCTCCGGGTGCGCAGGGCCTGGCGCACGGAGCGGCTGCCGAAGTTGCTGCTGCCCGAGCCCGGGCCGTTCCCGCTGAGGATCGGGCGGGCGCCGGGCGTCGGCCTGCGGCTCAACCACGAGACGGTCTCCCGCAACCACGCCGAGCTGCGCAGCGAGGGCAGCGGCTGGATGCTGCGCGACCTCGGCTCGACCAACGGCACCTGCGTCAACGGCCGTCGACTGGTCGGCGAGATCCAGGTCGGGCCCGGCGACCACATAAGGTTCGGCGAGGTCGACTACGTCCTCACCGAGCGCCGGGGCTGA
- the treZ gene encoding malto-oligosyltrehalose trehalohydrolase: protein MLFEVWAPNAGRVALQWAGDRSGQPPVPLDRDPDRPGWWHAEAAAQEGDRYAFRLDGGPPRPDPRAARLPEGPGGPGAVVDHARFAWRHPWPGRPLPGAVLYELHLGTYTPEGIFDAAADRLDHLADLGVTHVSLMPVCPFPGRHGWGYDGVAPWAVHEPYGGPDGLKRFVDAAHGHGLGVVLDVVHNHLGPSGNHLPEFGPYFTDAHRTPWGAAVNLDAPGSDEVRDYLLGSAVSWLRDYRIDGLRLDAVHALHDDRAEHFLAELSAAVDALAAQLRRPLFLIAESDRNDPRTTAPREAGGLGLHGQWNDDFHHALHTALTGESHGYYADFARAPLAALAKTLTGGFFHDGSHSSFRGRRHGAPLDLRATPPHRLLAYAQTHDQIGNRARGDRLTATLSPGLLACAAALVLGSPFTPMLFMGEEWGARTPWQYFTDHPDPELAEAVRAGRRREFAAQEGAAPGALLGADWPDPQDPATRDRCVLDWSEPPTEPHSALLAWYRTLLALRRTHPALTDPDPAHTHLTHDEDARWLLLRRGPVHLAVNLAPPGTTAAIPLAPPPPTGTPRFRAVTGWPHPHLPEGDGVLRLPGESVAVVEELRSEASAHGAAPGSLGAPPTTPRTPRPGSCRRRPGRRACGW, encoded by the coding sequence GTGCTGTTCGAGGTATGGGCGCCGAACGCCGGGCGGGTCGCCCTCCAGTGGGCCGGCGACCGGTCCGGCCAGCCACCGGTCCCGTTGGACCGCGACCCCGACCGGCCCGGTTGGTGGCACGCGGAGGCGGCGGCCCAGGAGGGCGACCGCTACGCCTTCCGGCTTGACGGCGGGCCGCCCCGGCCCGATCCGCGCGCCGCCCGGCTGCCGGAGGGCCCCGGCGGGCCCGGCGCGGTCGTCGACCACGCGCGGTTCGCCTGGCGGCACCCCTGGCCCGGCCGCCCGCTGCCCGGCGCGGTCCTCTACGAGCTGCACCTCGGGACGTACACCCCCGAGGGCATCTTCGACGCGGCCGCGGACCGCCTCGACCACCTCGCGGACCTCGGCGTCACCCACGTCTCCCTGATGCCGGTGTGCCCGTTCCCGGGGCGGCACGGCTGGGGCTATGACGGGGTCGCGCCCTGGGCGGTGCACGAACCGTACGGCGGCCCGGACGGGTTGAAGCGGTTCGTGGACGCCGCGCACGGCCACGGGCTCGGGGTCGTCCTGGACGTCGTCCACAACCACCTCGGCCCGTCCGGCAACCATCTGCCGGAGTTCGGGCCGTACTTCACCGACGCCCACCGGACGCCCTGGGGGGCGGCGGTCAATCTCGACGCCCCCGGTTCCGACGAGGTCCGCGACTATCTCCTGGGGAGCGCGGTGAGTTGGCTGCGGGACTACCGGATCGACGGGCTCCGGTTGGACGCGGTGCACGCCCTGCACGACGACCGCGCCGAGCACTTCCTTGCCGAACTGTCCGCCGCGGTGGACGCGCTCGCCGCCCAACTGCGCCGCCCGCTCTTCCTGATCGCCGAGTCCGACCGCAACGACCCGCGCACCACCGCACCGCGGGAGGCCGGCGGCCTCGGCCTGCACGGCCAGTGGAACGACGACTTCCACCACGCCCTGCACACCGCGCTGACCGGTGAATCCCACGGCTACTACGCCGACTTCGCCCGCGCCCCGCTCGCCGCCCTCGCCAAGACCCTCACCGGCGGCTTCTTCCACGACGGCAGCCACTCCAGCTTCCGCGGCCGCCGCCACGGCGCCCCCCTGGACCTGCGGGCGACCCCGCCGCACCGGCTGCTCGCCTACGCCCAGACCCACGACCAGATCGGCAACCGCGCCCGCGGCGACCGGCTCACCGCCACGCTCTCCCCCGGCCTGCTGGCCTGCGCCGCCGCGCTGGTGCTCGGCTCCCCGTTCACCCCGATGCTCTTCATGGGCGAGGAGTGGGGCGCCCGCACCCCCTGGCAGTACTTCACCGACCATCCGGACCCGGAGCTGGCGGAGGCCGTACGGGCCGGCCGGCGGCGCGAGTTCGCCGCCCAGGAGGGCGCCGCGCCCGGGGCCCTCCTGGGCGCCGACTGGCCGGACCCGCAGGACCCCGCCACCCGTGACCGCTGCGTCCTCGACTGGTCCGAGCCGCCGACCGAGCCGCACTCCGCCCTGCTGGCCTGGTACCGCACCCTGCTCGCCCTGCGCCGCACCCACCCGGCCCTGACCGACCCCGACCCGGCCCACACCCACCTCACCCACGACGAGGACGCCCGCTGGCTCCTCCTCCGCCGCGGCCCCGTTCACCTGGCCGTCAACCTCGCCCCGCCCGGCACGACGGCCGCCATCCCCCTCGCCCCTCCTCCCCCGACCGGAACGCCGCGCTTCCGTGCCGTGACGGGCTGGCCACACCCCCATCTCCCGGAGGGCGACGGGGTGTTGCGGCTTCCGGGGGAATCGGTGGCGGTGGTGGAAGAGCTGCGGTCCGAGGCGTCGGCCCATGGGGCGGCACCCGGCTCCCTGGGGGCGCCGCCGACTACCCCGCGAACTCCTCGACCAGGGAGCTGCAGAAGGCGTCCAGGTCGGCGGGCTTGCGGCTGGTGA
- a CDS encoding type 1 glutamine amidotransferase domain-containing protein yields the protein MQAAFLVAPEGTEQVELTQPWQAVTAAGGTPTLISTRPGRIQAFHHLDRADTFPVDVTVDAASVADYDGLILPGGVANPDALRLDGGAVALIAAFFETGKPVAAICHAPWALIEADVVRGRTLTSWPSLRTDIRNAGGEWVDQRVVVCTKATNTLVTSRKPADLDAFCSSLVEEFAG from the coding sequence CTGCAGGCGGCGTTCCTGGTGGCCCCCGAGGGCACCGAACAGGTCGAGCTGACCCAGCCCTGGCAGGCGGTCACCGCCGCCGGCGGCACCCCCACGTTGATCTCCACCAGGCCCGGCCGGATCCAGGCGTTCCACCACCTGGACAGGGCCGACACCTTCCCCGTCGACGTGACCGTGGACGCCGCCTCCGTCGCGGACTACGACGGCCTGATCCTCCCCGGCGGCGTCGCGAACCCCGACGCGCTCCGCCTCGACGGGGGCGCCGTCGCCCTCATCGCCGCCTTCTTCGAGACCGGCAAACCGGTCGCGGCCATCTGCCACGCCCCCTGGGCCCTGATCGAGGCCGACGTGGTCCGCGGTCGCACCCTCACCTCCTGGCCCAGCCTGCGCACCGACATCCGCAACGCCGGTGGCGAGTGGGTCGACCAGCGGGTCGTGGTCTGCACCAAGGCCACCAACACCCTCGTCACCAGCCGCAAGCCCGCCGACCTGGACGCCTTCTGCAGCTCCCTGGTCGAGGAGTTCGCGGGGTAG
- a CDS encoding purine-cytosine permease family protein produces MDPTAPTEGTSEGRGSRMIEVRSIDYVPVRERHGKVWHQGPFWFTGNFVLTTMVTGFLGPALGLSLPLSVAAVILGACFGTFFMAFHANQGPRMGLPQMIQSRAQFGIRGAIVPFAAVVFVYVGFNVFNVVLAAQGLRTVFPGGTTLWYVLIIGVAIVLAVVGHDLLHLVQRWLTYVLIVVFGVLTVGALIHLDPHSAAAGPAGHGSWTSFLVVFSAAAGYQISYAVYVSDYSRYLPRDVPARKVIWWTYAGAAGSAAWLMSLGALLASALPHPDAISSIRQVGNAILPGFGTFAVVVSSVALVGIMAVNAYGAMLTTTSAVDAFRKVKPTVRIRVAGIVAIGLIVFTVAMLLPENYLESFNTFVLLMLYFLIPWTAVNLVDFYWVRRGHYAVTAIFDPSGIYGRWSWRGIVAYVAGFVAMVPFFSTSFYTGPAATALGGADLSFVPGLLVGGGLYYLLCRNLDFAAEEAAIAESERELEGVDAEIAAGADGAGGTDGTAAAAAASGA; encoded by the coding sequence ATGGATCCCACGGCACCCACGGAAGGCACGAGCGAGGGGCGAGGCTCCCGCATGATCGAGGTCCGCTCCATCGACTACGTCCCCGTCCGTGAACGGCACGGGAAGGTGTGGCACCAGGGACCCTTCTGGTTCACCGGAAACTTCGTGCTGACCACGATGGTCACCGGTTTCCTGGGCCCGGCCCTCGGTCTGAGCCTGCCGCTCTCCGTCGCGGCGGTCATCCTCGGCGCCTGTTTCGGCACCTTCTTCATGGCCTTCCACGCCAACCAGGGCCCCCGGATGGGGCTGCCGCAGATGATCCAGTCGCGCGCCCAGTTCGGCATCCGCGGCGCGATCGTCCCGTTCGCCGCCGTGGTCTTCGTCTACGTTGGCTTCAACGTCTTCAACGTCGTCCTGGCGGCCCAGGGCCTGCGCACCGTCTTCCCCGGTGGCACCACCCTCTGGTACGTGCTGATCATCGGCGTCGCCATCGTGCTCGCCGTCGTCGGCCACGACCTGCTGCACCTGGTGCAGCGCTGGCTCACCTACGTGCTGATCGTCGTCTTCGGCGTGCTGACCGTCGGCGCCCTGATCCACCTCGACCCGCACTCCGCGGCCGCCGGCCCCGCCGGGCACGGCTCCTGGACGTCCTTCCTGGTGGTCTTCTCCGCCGCGGCCGGCTACCAGATCAGCTACGCCGTCTACGTCTCGGACTACTCCCGCTACCTGCCCAGGGACGTCCCCGCCCGCAAGGTCATCTGGTGGACCTACGCCGGCGCCGCCGGCTCCGCGGCCTGGCTGATGTCGCTGGGCGCCCTGCTCGCCTCGGCGCTGCCGCACCCGGACGCGATCAGCAGCATCCGCCAGGTCGGCAACGCGATCCTGCCCGGCTTCGGCACCTTCGCCGTCGTCGTCTCCTCCGTCGCCCTGGTCGGCATCATGGCCGTCAACGCGTACGGCGCGATGCTCACCACCACCAGCGCCGTCGACGCCTTCCGGAAGGTCAAGCCGACCGTCCGGATCAGGGTCGCCGGCATCGTGGCCATCGGCCTGATCGTCTTCACCGTGGCGATGCTGCTCCCGGAGAACTACCTGGAGAGCTTCAACACCTTCGTGCTGTTGATGCTCTACTTCCTGATCCCGTGGACGGCGGTCAACCTGGTGGACTTCTACTGGGTCCGGCGCGGCCACTACGCGGTCACCGCGATCTTCGACCCGTCCGGCATCTACGGGCGCTGGTCCTGGCGCGGCATCGTCGCCTACGTGGCGGGCTTCGTCGCGATGGTCCCGTTCTTCTCCACGTCCTTCTACACCGGCCCGGCCGCCACGGCGCTGGGCGGCGCGGACCTGTCCTTCGTCCCCGGCCTCCTGGTCGGCGGCGGCCTGTACTACCTGCTCTGCCGCAACCTCGACTTCGCGGCCGAGGAGGCGGCGATCGCCGAGAGCGAGCGCGAACTGGAGGGCGTGGACGCGGAGATCGCGGCGGGCGCCGACGGTGCGGGCGGCACGGACGGCACGGCGGCGGCCGCGGCGGCCTCCGGCGCGTAG